A region of the Apium graveolens cultivar Ventura chromosome 6, ASM990537v1, whole genome shotgun sequence genome:
CTTTTATTTATATCTAACAGAGAAACAAAATATGAACCTAAGAAGGGAGAACAAAACTAGTGTGATGTTCTATTTTTAATGCAGAAGTAATATAAATAAATAGAAAGTGAACAACTAGAGTGGCTAAAAACAAGGGTCACGTTGAAAACTAACTCTCCTAATGCAACTACATGTTTGAGACTTATTCCTTCAGTTCCTACATTAACTCAACGACACAGAAGATCAGGTCAACAATCTAACTGATGCCTGACTATTACAAATAAACAAAACaatttatttaaaacaattaaaCAATTAAAACAAGTTTAAGATCATTTTTCCAACATTCACTCCCATAATCTTAAACTTATGAAGCACTTCTCTTCATTTTATGATGTACTTCTCACTAGCATCTCTTCATtttgtgatgcacttctcaccactataaagtttgattcacttctCATCAAAAACAATTTTGGAGTACTTCTCTCCAGGGTGCACTTCTCACCCACAACTCTACAGAAGTGGTTCTCCCTCGATCAAATGTGCCATGTCTTCTTCGTCCATTTGGGATCTACAATTCTTTTCCAGATGCCCGTATCTTTTGCATTTAAAACATTGTAGCTTTCCTTTGTGCCAGCAGTCTTTTTCTTCATGACCCATCTTATAACAATGGTTGTATTGAATTTTGTTGCCTGTGCCTTTTGAGGATGAAGCTTTAGCTAATAGGAGTCCCTCATTTCTTCCTCCAATATCTTCCTCCATCATTGATCTCCTTTGGTCCACGGCGTGAAGTGAATTGATCAATTCTGAAACAGTTAATTTCGAGAGATCTTTAGTATCTTCAAGTAAGGAAGTTTTAGTTTCATACCTCTCGGGAAGAGTCACTAAAAATTTGTCCACAACTCTTTGAGTTGAGAAGTCTTCACCAAGTAATTTGATTTGGTTAACGATGGACATCAATCTACTCACATATTCCTTGACGCCTTCATTAtttttcattctcatcatctcaAACTCTCTCTTAAGGTTCAGAATTTGCATCAGTTTGGTTTGTTCGTTGCCTTCAAATTCTTCCTTAATTTTTTTCCATGCTTCTTTAGGAGTATCACAACCCATAATAGTTGTAAAGATCTCTTCCGACACAGCCGAATGTAGACATGAAAGTGCCTTTACTTCTCTTGCCACTTCTTCATCATGTTTTTTGATTTGGGCTGCTGTTGGATTTTGTGGAAGAGGGATTGACTCAACATCACTCTCAATTGCTTCCCACAAACTCATAGCTTTCAAATATGATTTCATTTTGATAGCCCATGAATTATGATGATCTTCTTTGAACAATGGAATAGAGACTGAGAAGTTGTTTAAAGCCATGGAATATgaaagataatatatatatataagtgtatgtataaaAATAACTCACAAGCCCTAGATCatgaggctctgataccaactgtagaacttttatttatatataatagaGAAATAAAATATGAACCTGAGAAAGGAGAACAAAACTAGTGTGCTGTTGTATTTTTTAATACAGAAGTAATACAAATAAATAGAAAGTGCACAACTAGAGTGGCTAAAAACAAGGGTCACGTTGATAACTAACTCTCCTAATGCAACTACATGTTTGAGACTTATTCCTTCAGTTCCTACATTAACTCAACGACACAAAAGATCAGGTCAACAATCTAACTAATGCCTGACTATTACAAATAAACAAAACaatttatttaaaacaattaaaCAATTAAAACAAGTTTAAGATTATTTTTCCGACAATATTCAAGTGGAACAAAGAATATTTCTGTGATACAGATGATAGTATCCCCGAAGAGGAAGTTCAGGTGTCTGAGCCATAGGGTGAATCTAAAGGCAAGCTTATGGCTGATGAAGGGGAGAGTCATGAGGGTACCTATTCTAGGATGGAGGTTATTGGCCTCCCAGCTAAACCTGAACAGTACTTCCAGCGGAAGCACATTTGCAGGGAAAGAAAGAGGTCAATATTGGAACAGGAACCTGAAAAGGGTGCAGAAGAAGCAGCTGCAGGGGGTCCTCCTGCTCAAGATGTTGATTCAAGGGGTGTTCTACTGAATGCTACTCAAGACGCCGGAGGCAAGAAACGGACAAAATGTGAGCCCAAGATAGCTAAACTAGGCAACTCTGGTAGATGGAGAACTATGAGTAATATTTAATATTAGTGTACTTTCTATTTATTTAAACTTCTATATTAAGGTTTAGCCCACATCAAGTATGGTTTGTATGCTCCTATATAAGAGCTTAACTTTGCCGGATGCATGAAATTTATGGTGAGGTTTGATCAATTTTATTAGTCGGGTTTCTGCTCATTTTTTATCATTATCAACTCTGAAAAGATTAAAGTTTTGAGTTTCTTATGGGGATATAATATGATTGTATACTTCTTATTTATCTGTTGAATTGCCTTCTTTTTAGCATGATCAATTGATACATCTATATATGTAGCTGATATTGGGAGTGATGTGGGCTTTGAGATGAATTTCAGTTGGTCTTTTAGGGTTGAATTTGAACATTAATTGCAAAATTTCTTCCTACTGCCAGT
Encoded here:
- the LOC141664789 gene encoding uncharacterized protein LOC141664789, translating into MALNNFSVSIPLFKEDHHNSWAIKMKSYLKAMSLWEAIESDVESIPLPQNPTAAQIKKHDEEVAREVKALSCLHSAVSEEIFTTIMGCDTPKEAWKKIKEEFEGNEQTKLMQILNLKREFEMMRMKNNEGVKEYVSRLMSIVNQIKLLGEDFSTQRVVDKFLVTLPERYETKTSLLEDTKDLSKLTVSELINSLHAVDQRRSMMEEDIGGRNEGLLLAKASSSKGTGNKIQYNHCYKMGHEEKDCWHKGKLQCFKCKRYGHLEKNCRSQMDEEDMAHLIEGEPLL